From Granulicella sp. WH15, the proteins below share one genomic window:
- a CDS encoding phosphoribosylanthranilate isomerase, with product MWIKICANTTLDDALMAAEAGADAVGFVFAPSKRRVVAAQVAAITPHLPSHVEKVGVFATPDAEEIARAATEAGLDTVQLHGGVNLALARAVAAKLPGVQIIPTLSWVVDGGPEQENEATRQLAEVASAPEGYRVLVDSKIGSATGGTGVHFDWGRARGVLKQHNALRLIVAGGLTPENVGEAIAALEPWGVDVASGVEQSAGVKDRAKVEAFIQRARATAR from the coding sequence ATGTGGATCAAGATCTGTGCCAACACCACTCTCGATGACGCCCTGATGGCCGCCGAAGCCGGTGCAGACGCAGTGGGCTTCGTCTTCGCGCCCAGCAAGCGCCGCGTGGTCGCCGCACAGGTAGCGGCTATTACGCCACATCTGCCCAGCCACGTCGAGAAGGTCGGAGTCTTCGCCACGCCGGACGCGGAGGAGATCGCCCGCGCCGCCACCGAGGCCGGTCTCGATACGGTGCAGCTCCACGGCGGCGTCAATCTGGCCCTGGCGCGGGCCGTGGCCGCCAAACTGCCCGGCGTCCAGATCATCCCCACCCTCTCCTGGGTCGTCGATGGAGGCCCAGAGCAAGAAAACGAAGCCACCCGCCAACTGGCCGAGGTGGCCAGCGCACCAGAGGGCTACCGCGTGCTGGTCGATTCCAAGATTGGCTCCGCGACCGGCGGAACCGGGGTCCACTTCGACTGGGGCCGCGCCCGCGGCGTTTTGAAGCAGCACAATGCCTTGCGGCTGATCGTAGCCGGTGGCCTGACTCCTGAGAATGTGGGGGAAGCGATTGCGGCGCTTGAACCGTGGGGCGTGGACGTTGCCAGTGGTGTGGAGCAATCGGCCGGGGTAAAGGACCGGGCCAAGGTTGAAGCCTTTATCCAGAGAGCCCGGGCTACCGCGCGCTAG
- a CDS encoding prephenate dehydrogenase: protein MERVAIVGTGLIGTSIGLALREAGFAGEIVGVDNNAAELETAVAMGAISRAGVFDDVTQADVAVLAVPVLAIMDWMERLAPRMGAHQLITDVGSTKLAIVEHSRKLKLNGDAARFLPGHPMAGKESGGAALGEAKLLDNAMWLFTPVDEETSIEAAWRDWVAKFGCRSMNLDPARHDTLCAWVSHMPQMVATAMAALLEDELAGADEIAAIGGRALREMTRLGASPYSMWRDVAMTNTAPVAATLFALEQRLAHIRENLKTPELREEFGKANRFRAPRK from the coding sequence ATGGAACGAGTTGCAATCGTCGGAACGGGGCTGATCGGAACATCGATCGGCCTCGCTTTGCGTGAGGCGGGTTTTGCGGGCGAGATCGTCGGCGTAGACAACAACGCCGCGGAGCTGGAAACAGCCGTGGCGATGGGCGCGATCTCACGCGCGGGCGTTTTCGATGATGTGACGCAGGCCGACGTCGCCGTGCTGGCCGTGCCCGTGCTCGCCATCATGGATTGGATGGAGCGGCTCGCGCCACGGATGGGCGCGCATCAGCTCATCACCGATGTGGGCAGCACCAAGCTGGCCATCGTGGAGCACTCCCGCAAGCTGAAGCTCAATGGCGATGCGGCCCGCTTTCTGCCGGGGCATCCGATGGCGGGTAAGGAGTCGGGCGGAGCGGCTCTGGGTGAGGCGAAGTTGCTCGATAATGCGATGTGGCTCTTTACGCCGGTTGATGAAGAGACCTCCATCGAGGCCGCGTGGCGCGACTGGGTGGCGAAGTTCGGCTGCCGCAGCATGAACCTCGATCCGGCCCGCCACGACACGCTCTGCGCCTGGGTCAGCCACATGCCCCAGATGGTCGCGACCGCGATGGCTGCGCTGCTCGAAGATGAGCTGGCCGGAGCCGATGAGATTGCCGCCATCGGCGGACGTGCGCTGCGCGAGATGACTCGGCTAGGGGCCAGCCCCTACAGCATGTGGCGCGACGTCGCCATGACCAACACCGCGCCTGTCGCCGCAACGCTCTTCGCACTGGAGCAGCGGCTTGCCCACATCCGCGAGAACCTGAAGACGCCGGAGCTGCGCGAAGAGTTCGGCAAGGCGAATCGCTTCCGCGCCCCGCGCAAGTAA
- the trpC gene encoding indole-3-glycerol phosphate synthase TrpC has protein sequence MSTHLEKIMATTLLRVMERKQAADLGHLEALAKAHQPRGFAAGLRSVASTGPAIISEVKKASPSRGVIRADFQPAWIAQRYQSAGAAAISVLTDEDYFQGSLADLQAVSRVVSIPVLRKDFILDPFQILEARAAGADAILLIVAAHPDAVLAELASEAARRGLDVLCEVHNLSELERAVALGFEVIGVNSRDLKTLEVKPETHTELAAAMPSGVLRVAESGIRDSADIERLLGAGYNAFLVGETLMREPDPAVALAQLIGKAAPCAV, from the coding sequence ATGTCCACGCACCTCGAAAAGATCATGGCCACCACGCTGCTGCGGGTGATGGAGCGCAAGCAGGCAGCCGACCTCGGCCATCTGGAGGCGCTCGCCAAGGCCCACCAGCCGCGTGGCTTTGCCGCCGGGCTGCGCAGCGTCGCCTCCACCGGCCCAGCCATCATCTCCGAGGTCAAGAAGGCATCGCCCTCGCGCGGCGTCATCCGGGCCGACTTCCAGCCCGCGTGGATCGCCCAGCGCTACCAGTCGGCAGGTGCGGCGGCCATCTCCGTGCTCACCGACGAGGACTACTTCCAGGGCTCGCTCGCCGACTTGCAGGCGGTCTCCCGCGTCGTCTCCATCCCCGTGCTGCGCAAGGACTTCATCCTCGATCCCTTCCAGATCCTCGAAGCCCGTGCCGCCGGAGCCGACGCCATCCTGCTGATCGTCGCGGCGCACCCCGATGCAGTGCTGGCCGAACTGGCCTCTGAGGCCGCACGCCGGGGTCTCGACGTCCTCTGCGAGGTCCACAACCTGTCCGAGCTGGAGCGTGCGGTCGCCCTCGGGTTCGAGGTCATCGGCGTCAACAGCCGCGACCTCAAGACCCTCGAGGTAAAGCCCGAGACCCACACCGAGCTGGCCGCGGCCATGCCCTCGGGCGTCCTGCGCGTGGCCGAGAGCGGCATCCGCGACTCCGCAGACATCGAGCGTCTGCTCGGAGCGGGCTACAACGCCTTTCTCGTCGGCGAAACGCTGATGCGGGAGCCGGACCCGGCGGTGGCGCTGGCCCAGCTCATCGGCAAAGCTGCCCCCTGCGCGGTTTAA
- the trpA gene encoding tryptophan synthase subunit alpha gives MAIEFRTKPGIVAYLTAGDPDLNTTRDIALAAIDNGADVIELGVPFSDPLADGPVIQRASERAVARGVRLTDVLALAKELRTARPNCGLVLFSYLNPVVRMGMKAFCAAAAEAGADGVLLTDMIVEEADEYRAEMAANNLAPIFLAAPTSPDARLKAIGEASRGFVYAISRVGITGAQQTIAADAAELVGRLRRFTQLPIAVGFGISTPEHVQAVGQFADAAIIGSALVALIERSAPEEAATAVGRFIGSLRANPASPAAGTL, from the coding sequence ATGGCAATCGAATTTCGCACCAAACCCGGCATCGTAGCCTACCTGACGGCGGGCGACCCGGACCTGAACACCACCCGCGATATCGCGCTCGCCGCCATCGACAACGGCGCGGACGTCATCGAGCTGGGCGTGCCCTTCTCGGACCCGCTGGCCGATGGCCCCGTCATCCAGCGGGCCAGCGAACGGGCCGTCGCGCGAGGCGTCCGCCTGACCGACGTGCTCGCCCTGGCGAAGGAGCTGCGCACGGCGCGCCCCAACTGCGGACTGGTGCTCTTCAGCTACCTGAACCCCGTCGTCCGCATGGGCATGAAGGCGTTCTGCGCGGCGGCGGCTGAGGCCGGGGCCGACGGCGTCCTGCTGACCGACATGATCGTCGAAGAGGCCGACGAGTATCGGGCCGAGATGGCCGCAAACAACCTGGCCCCCATCTTTCTGGCCGCGCCCACCAGCCCCGATGCCCGCCTGAAAGCCATCGGCGAGGCCTCACGCGGCTTCGTCTACGCCATCTCGCGAGTGGGCATCACGGGCGCGCAGCAGACCATCGCCGCGGACGCCGCGGAGCTGGTCGGGCGGCTGCGCCGGTTCACCCAGTTGCCTATCGCTGTAGGCTTTGGCATCTCGACGCCCGAGCATGTGCAGGCGGTCGGCCAGTTTGCCGACGCGGCGATTATCGGCTCGGCGCTGGTCGCGCTCATCGAGCGGTCGGCACCCGAAGAAGCAGCCACCGCAGTCGGAAGATTTATCGGCAGCTTGCGCGCCAACCCAGCCAGTCCAGCGGCGGGGACTCTATGA
- a CDS encoding sensor domain-containing diguanylate cyclase, which produces MTDSPISDNPIFPLPRWLKLGSISSLLFSAVLAAAFIIAGGFTVYSNMRNTEEVRAWVSHSQGIVTNLQVQEQRLDRVDYGLQLYSLTGVRAHLKMASSNLSTLSISLVQLRDQMKDNDSQERHVQELDRAVADLVNALNQPDVGSDSRTDPQNRPVPERQISVCRDKLSILLQEERALLRQRSDGSRNSFYRSFLLTIGYLGVSTVIVALLFGFLFRDSWRRRHDERRLFAANNELEATVLKLTERVHESALLTSARDELQLCTSAQQAYDCAAHHMQRLLPDTNGAILMISNSRRMVEIVSEWGHPTALLDGVDLNACCGLRAGKLRWRKPGLSELDCAHFLGAPPDTYLCVPLAAYGETMGFAFISFEKPEAVPLAEARSPLVMELAELGSLSIAGLNLRARLERQSIRDGLTGLFNRHFMEIALEREIRRVKRQKTTLAVLMLDVDHYKQFNDTFGHEAGDIVLRQVAECFRRAVREEDVICRYGGEEFIIIMPDVTEQIARLRAESILTSVAETQMQFRGEVLRSVTVSAGIAMYPVAGKRGEELIRMADAALYRAKHNGRNQVQSASTKLEPETATTPQPA; this is translated from the coding sequence ATGACTGACTCCCCGATCTCCGACAACCCGATCTTTCCTCTGCCACGCTGGCTGAAGCTCGGCAGCATCTCCTCTCTGCTGTTTTCGGCAGTGCTGGCAGCGGCGTTCATCATCGCCGGCGGCTTCACGGTCTACTCCAATATGCGAAACACCGAGGAAGTCAGGGCCTGGGTGAGCCACTCGCAGGGCATCGTCACGAATCTGCAGGTGCAGGAGCAGCGGCTCGATCGAGTGGATTATGGCCTGCAACTGTACAGCCTGACCGGAGTGCGAGCCCATCTGAAGATGGCCTCGTCCAACCTGTCGACCCTCAGCATCAGCCTGGTGCAGCTACGCGATCAGATGAAGGATAACGACTCGCAGGAACGCCACGTGCAGGAGCTGGATCGGGCGGTGGCGGACCTGGTGAACGCGCTCAACCAACCCGATGTGGGCTCCGATAGCCGGACCGACCCCCAGAACCGGCCGGTACCTGAGCGACAGATCTCCGTCTGTCGCGACAAGCTCAGCATCCTGTTGCAGGAGGAGCGCGCTCTGCTGCGACAGCGGAGCGACGGCTCACGCAATAGCTTCTACCGCAGCTTTCTGCTGACAATCGGCTACCTGGGCGTCTCGACTGTGATCGTGGCGCTGCTCTTCGGCTTTCTCTTTCGCGATAGCTGGCGGCGGCGGCACGATGAGCGGAGGCTCTTCGCGGCCAACAACGAGCTGGAGGCGACGGTTCTCAAGCTGACGGAGCGGGTACACGAGTCGGCGCTGCTGACCTCGGCCCGCGACGAGCTGCAGCTCTGCACCTCGGCCCAGCAGGCGTATGATTGCGCGGCGCACCATATGCAGCGGCTGCTGCCGGATACGAATGGCGCGATCCTGATGATCAGCAACTCGCGGCGCATGGTGGAGATCGTCTCCGAGTGGGGGCACCCCACCGCGCTGCTGGACGGCGTCGATCTGAACGCGTGCTGCGGCCTGCGCGCAGGCAAGCTGCGCTGGCGCAAGCCGGGACTCTCGGAGCTGGACTGTGCGCACTTTCTCGGAGCGCCGCCCGATACTTACCTATGCGTGCCGCTGGCCGCCTACGGCGAGACGATGGGGTTCGCGTTCATCAGCTTCGAGAAGCCCGAGGCCGTGCCGCTGGCTGAGGCGCGTAGTCCGCTGGTGATGGAGCTGGCCGAGCTGGGGTCGCTGTCGATCGCGGGCCTCAACCTGCGCGCGAGGCTGGAGCGGCAGTCGATCCGTGACGGGCTGACCGGGCTCTTCAACCGGCACTTCATGGAGATTGCACTGGAGCGCGAGATCCGCCGGGTGAAGCGGCAGAAGACCACGCTGGCCGTGCTGATGCTGGATGTGGATCACTACAAGCAGTTCAACGACACCTTCGGGCACGAGGCCGGGGATATCGTGCTGCGGCAGGTGGCGGAGTGCTTCCGCAGGGCGGTGCGGGAGGAGGACGTGATCTGCCGGTATGGCGGCGAGGAGTTCATCATCATCATGCCGGATGTGACGGAGCAGATCGCGAGGCTGCGCGCGGAGTCGATTCTTACGAGTGTTGCCGAGACACAGATGCAGTTTCGCGGCGAGGTGCTGCGGTCGGTGACGGTGTCGGCGGGCATTGCGATGTATCCGGTGGCGGGCAAGCGGGGCGAGGAGCTGATCCGGATGGCGGATGCCGCGTTGTACCGCGCGAAACACAATGGCCGGAACCAGGTCCAGTCGGCCTCCACGAAGCTGGAGCCGGAGACCGCGACCACCCCGCAACCAGCCTGA
- a CDS encoding DHA2 family efflux MFS transporter permease subunit, which produces MPDTAHHEDEWKPRYNPWAIALTVTLATFMEVLDTSIANVALPHIAGSLGASQEEATWVLTSYLVSSAVVLPISGWLSNRIGRKRFYMTCVAVFTVCSLLCGLAPSLPILILARILQGAGGGGLAPSEQAILADTFSVAKRGQAFAVYGTAVVIAPAIGPTLGGYITDNYNWHWIFFINLPIGLLSLWLSNRMVEDPPQLKARTKIKAPVDFMGLALVASGVGCLEFFLDKGQEKDWFGDPMITTVAILAACLLITFVFWEWRHPDPIVDLKLLQNRNFGTAVFLQLILGMVLFGSTVLIPQYLQSLLGYTAERAGMVLSPAGFVMMFGMIIAGRSLGWKIDPRLTVCLGYLATSIGIYNLTRLSLDSSFGTVTIWRMLQVIGLPFIFIPISTLNYVGVPRSKSNQISSLSNFARNLGGSAGTALLTTFLARTAQTHQQVLVSNVIPGSPGYRGYMDAIVSMLRSGGMTAAQAAQTATGYAYQQMLRQASMLSYKNAFAVLSMMILCLCPLPFLMRLPSKAEKPLPEDAVAH; this is translated from the coding sequence ATGCCTGATACTGCGCATCACGAAGACGAGTGGAAGCCGCGTTACAATCCCTGGGCGATCGCGCTCACGGTCACGCTGGCCACGTTCATGGAAGTGCTCGATACCTCCATTGCCAACGTGGCTCTGCCGCACATCGCCGGTTCGCTCGGCGCATCGCAGGAGGAGGCGACATGGGTGCTGACCAGCTACCTGGTCAGCTCGGCCGTGGTGCTGCCCATCTCCGGCTGGCTCTCGAACCGCATCGGCCGCAAGCGTTTTTACATGACGTGCGTCGCGGTCTTTACCGTCTGCTCGCTGCTATGCGGACTCGCGCCGTCGCTGCCAATCCTGATCCTGGCCCGCATCCTGCAAGGTGCAGGCGGCGGCGGTCTTGCACCATCGGAGCAGGCCATCCTGGCCGATACCTTCTCGGTAGCCAAGCGTGGGCAAGCCTTCGCGGTCTACGGCACCGCCGTCGTCATCGCCCCGGCGATCGGGCCGACGCTGGGCGGCTACATCACCGACAACTACAACTGGCATTGGATCTTCTTCATCAACCTGCCCATCGGCCTGCTGTCGCTCTGGCTCTCGAACCGTATGGTGGAAGACCCACCGCAGTTGAAGGCGCGCACCAAGATCAAAGCTCCCGTCGATTTCATGGGACTGGCGCTGGTAGCGTCGGGTGTCGGCTGCCTCGAGTTCTTCCTCGACAAGGGACAGGAGAAGGACTGGTTCGGCGATCCGATGATTACGACCGTCGCCATCCTCGCGGCCTGCCTGCTCATCACCTTCGTCTTCTGGGAGTGGCGGCACCCCGATCCGATTGTGGACCTGAAACTGTTACAAAATCGGAACTTCGGCACGGCTGTCTTCTTGCAACTCATCCTCGGCATGGTGCTGTTCGGCTCCACGGTCCTCATCCCGCAGTATCTCCAATCTCTGCTCGGCTACACCGCCGAACGCGCCGGTATGGTGCTGTCGCCGGCGGGCTTTGTGATGATGTTCGGCATGATCATCGCGGGCCGCTCGCTAGGGTGGAAGATCGACCCGCGCCTGACGGTCTGCCTCGGGTATCTGGCCACGTCCATCGGCATCTACAACCTGACACGGCTCTCGCTCGACAGCAGCTTCGGCACGGTGACGATCTGGCGTATGTTGCAGGTGATCGGACTGCCGTTCATCTTCATCCCCATCTCGACGTTGAACTACGTGGGCGTGCCGCGCTCGAAGTCGAACCAGATCTCTAGCCTCTCGAACTTTGCTCGCAATCTCGGCGGCTCGGCGGGCACGGCGCTGTTGACGACGTTCCTGGCGCGCACGGCGCAGACGCACCAGCAGGTGCTTGTGAGTAACGTGATTCCCGGCAGCCCCGGCTATCGCGGCTACATGGACGCTATCGTCTCGATGCTGCGTTCGGGCGGTATGACTGCGGCCCAGGCCGCACAGACTGCTACCGGATACGCCTATCAGCAGATGCTTCGGCAGGCTTCGATGTTGAGTTACAAGAACGCCTTCGCAGTGTTGTCGATGATGATTCTTTGCCTGTGCCCGCTGCCGTTCCTGATGAGGCTGCCGAGCAAAGCTGAGAAGCCTCTACCCGAAGACGCTGTAGCCCATTAG
- a CDS encoding response regulator translates to MSKRRILLVDDEVAVLLTLKAVLEISGFDVDTAASAREARARLKAREYHMVITDMRMESDEAGREVIVAARTAAYHPAVALLTAFPVADEDWQNMGADKMLVKPMQTRTLIQSLEKLLESHADKLKQLESATDGTKAALAAGFAAGLASASVGKPVKAVGARRATVAKKAAAPRVAKRTAKKVVKKAAKKAAK, encoded by the coding sequence GTGAGCAAGCGTCGAATCCTGCTGGTGGACGATGAAGTGGCTGTGCTTCTTACCCTGAAAGCCGTGCTGGAGATCAGCGGTTTCGACGTGGACACCGCGGCCAGCGCGCGCGAGGCCAGGGCCCGGCTGAAGGCCCGCGAGTACCACATGGTCATCACCGACATGCGGATGGAGTCCGACGAGGCTGGCCGCGAGGTGATCGTGGCGGCTCGCACCGCGGCCTACCATCCGGCCGTGGCGCTGCTCACCGCCTTCCCCGTCGCCGACGAAGACTGGCAGAACATGGGCGCGGACAAGATGCTGGTCAAGCCCATGCAGACCCGCACGCTGATCCAGTCGCTCGAAAAGCTGCTCGAAAGCCACGCCGACAAGCTGAAGCAGTTGGAGTCCGCGACGGATGGGACCAAGGCAGCTCTGGCCGCGGGATTCGCGGCGGGGCTGGCCTCGGCGAGCGTCGGCAAGCCGGTGAAGGCTGTGGGAGCGCGGCGCGCCACGGTCGCGAAAAAGGCAGCGGCCCCGCGTGTGGCCAAGCGGACGGCTAAGAAAGTCGTCAAGAAGGCCGCGAAGAAAGCGGCCAAGTAG
- the pheA gene encoding chorismate mutase gives MEIVELRQRIDELDEQIVKLISTRAEAAQAIGQLKKVTDIPVYEPKREKEVLEHVQAVNPGPLANAEIVHVYERIMDVMRTLQRR, from the coding sequence ATGGAAATTGTGGAATTGCGGCAAAGAATCGACGAGCTGGATGAACAGATCGTCAAGCTCATCAGCACGCGGGCCGAGGCGGCTCAGGCCATCGGCCAGTTGAAAAAGGTGACGGACATCCCCGTCTATGAACCGAAGCGCGAGAAGGAAGTGTTGGAGCACGTGCAGGCCGTGAACCCGGGGCCACTGGCCAATGCGGAGATCGTCCACGTTTACGAGCGCATTATGGATGTGATGCGGACCTTGCAGCGGCGGTAA
- the aroF gene encoding 3-deoxy-7-phosphoheptulonate synthase, whose translation MIVAMQDEAKEELIQQVIEKMVEIGFDVHRTTGATSTILAGVGKPGHFDVAEFQVLEGVHQAYRISSPYKLAGRGFRPEGTTITFPNGVVVGGENVTIMAGPCSVESPEQILLSAQQVKAAGGQFLRGGAFKPRSSPYSFQGMGLEGLKLLREVADETGLLVITEVMEISQIELMLPYIDCFQVGARNMQNFNLLRELGYVRKPVLLKRGIAATIEEVLLSAEYILSGGNYDLMLCERGIRTFETYTRNTMDISAIPVLKKLTHLPVLGDPSHGVGKREFVAPMALASVAAGADGLLMEMHPNPDKALSDGAQSLFPEQLEKLVAQLRQIAPIVGRSVA comes from the coding sequence ATGATCGTAGCGATGCAGGATGAGGCTAAAGAAGAGCTAATACAACAGGTCATCGAAAAGATGGTGGAGATCGGCTTCGACGTCCACCGCACCACCGGAGCCACCTCGACGATTCTCGCCGGAGTCGGCAAGCCCGGACACTTCGATGTCGCCGAGTTCCAGGTGCTTGAGGGCGTTCACCAGGCCTACCGGATCAGCTCGCCGTACAAGCTGGCCGGACGCGGCTTCCGCCCCGAAGGCACCACCATCACGTTCCCCAACGGCGTCGTGGTCGGCGGCGAGAACGTAACCATCATGGCCGGGCCGTGCTCGGTCGAGTCGCCCGAGCAGATCCTGCTCAGCGCCCAGCAGGTGAAGGCTGCAGGCGGCCAGTTCCTGCGCGGCGGAGCCTTCAAGCCACGCAGCTCGCCGTACAGCTTCCAGGGCATGGGGCTCGAGGGCCTGAAGCTGCTGCGCGAGGTCGCCGACGAGACCGGCCTGCTCGTTATCACCGAGGTCATGGAGATCTCGCAGATCGAGCTCATGCTGCCTTACATCGACTGCTTCCAGGTGGGCGCGCGCAACATGCAGAACTTTAACCTGCTGCGCGAGCTGGGCTATGTGCGCAAGCCGGTGCTGCTGAAGCGCGGCATCGCCGCCACCATTGAAGAGGTGCTGCTCTCGGCCGAGTACATCCTCTCCGGCGGCAACTACGACCTGATGCTCTGCGAGCGCGGAATCCGCACCTTCGAGACCTACACACGCAACACGATGGATATCTCGGCCATCCCGGTGCTCAAGAAGCTGACGCACCTGCCTGTGCTGGGCGACCCCTCGCACGGCGTCGGCAAGCGGGAGTTCGTTGCGCCGATGGCCCTGGCCTCTGTAGCTGCGGGCGCGGACGGGCTGCTGATGGAGATGCACCCGAATCCCGACAAGGCCCTCTCGGACGGTGCCCAGAGCCTCTTCCCGGAGCAGCTTGAGAAGCTGGTCGCGCAGTTGCGGCAGATTGCCCCCATCGTCGGCCGCAGCGTGGCGTAG
- the trpB gene encoding tryptophan synthase subunit beta: MATMTIPAHDLKGRFGAYGGRYVPETLMAALEELEAAYAAADADPGFHAELDGLLRNYCGRPTPIYFAKRLSEHLGGAKIYLKREDLLHTGAHKINNALGQGLLAKRMGKQRIIAETGAGQHGVATATVCALLGLECVIYMGEEDMRRQELNVYRMRLLGAEVRGVASGSATLKDAINDAMRDWVTNVRTTYYILGSALGAHPYPTMVRNFHRVISIEARRQFLEEVGRLPDAVVACVGGGSNAIGAFYEFIPDANVRLIGVEAGGRGTALGEHAARFQRVGGGVPGVLQGTYSYVLQNDAGQVSSTHSVSAGLDYASVGPEHAMLHDSGRASYVSATDAAALAATVTLSRTEGILPALESAHAVAEAIRLAPTMGTDQILMVNLSGRGDKDMGILSRELDLQGATAKI, encoded by the coding sequence ATGGCAACGATGACAATCCCGGCCCACGACCTCAAAGGACGCTTCGGCGCCTATGGCGGACGCTACGTGCCCGAGACCCTGATGGCCGCGCTCGAAGAGCTGGAGGCCGCCTATGCCGCAGCCGACGCCGACCCCGGCTTCCATGCCGAGCTGGACGGGCTGCTGCGCAACTACTGCGGACGGCCTACGCCGATCTACTTCGCCAAGCGGCTGAGCGAGCACCTGGGCGGCGCGAAGATCTACCTGAAGCGCGAAGACCTGCTCCACACCGGCGCGCACAAGATCAACAACGCGCTGGGACAGGGCTTGCTGGCGAAGCGCATGGGCAAGCAGCGCATCATCGCGGAGACGGGCGCAGGCCAGCACGGAGTGGCCACCGCGACCGTGTGCGCGCTGCTGGGGCTGGAGTGCGTGATCTACATGGGCGAGGAGGACATGCGGCGGCAGGAGCTGAACGTCTACCGGATGCGCCTGCTGGGTGCGGAGGTGCGCGGTGTGGCCTCCGGCTCGGCGACCCTGAAGGACGCTATCAACGACGCCATGCGCGACTGGGTGACGAACGTCCGCACGACCTATTACATTCTCGGCTCGGCGCTTGGCGCGCACCCCTACCCGACGATGGTGCGCAACTTCCACCGCGTCATCTCGATCGAGGCGCGCAGGCAGTTTCTGGAGGAAGTGGGTCGGCTGCCGGATGCAGTCGTCGCCTGTGTCGGCGGCGGCTCGAACGCCATTGGGGCCTTCTATGAGTTCATTCCCGATGCAAACGTGCGGCTGATCGGCGTCGAGGCCGGTGGCCGCGGCACGGCGCTGGGCGAGCACGCGGCGCGGTTCCAGAGGGTCGGCGGCGGCGTTCCGGGAGTGTTGCAGGGGACGTACTCGTATGTGCTCCAGAACGATGCCGGACAGGTCAGCTCGACCCACTCGGTGAGCGCGGGGCTGGACTACGCCAGCGTCGGCCCGGAGCACGCGATGCTGCATGACTCGGGCCGCGCCTCGTACGTCTCGGCCACCGATGCCGCCGCGCTCGCAGCTACCGTTACGCTCTCGCGCACCGAGGGGATTCTTCCGGCGCTCGAATCCGCACACGCGGTTGCCGAGGCTATCCGCCTCGCGCCGACCATGGGGACTGACCAGATCCTGATGGTCAACCTCTCCGGCCGTGGCGACAAGGATATGGGGATTCTCTCGCGGGAACTGGATCTTCAAGGCGCAACCGCAAAAATTTAG
- the infC gene encoding translation initiation factor IF-3 yields the protein MDKRSAKSFIRTNERIRAREVRVIDENGEQLGVMVPFEALKLARERSLDLVEISPNAVPPVCKIQDYGKFLYEKDKSDRAARKKQKVIVIKEVKFSVTVDEHDYQTKKNMAVRFLGEGDKVKASLRFKGRQMAHRDLGYKIINRLIVDIGDAGLVEFMPRMEGTTLHAILAPSKKAEQQQQAPPPKKPAPAASTPAAQAPAAKAEPVATTAE from the coding sequence ATTGATAAGCGTTCCGCAAAATCCTTTATCCGCACCAACGAGCGCATTCGCGCCCGCGAAGTCCGCGTCATCGACGAGAACGGCGAGCAGTTGGGCGTCATGGTCCCCTTCGAGGCCCTGAAGCTGGCCCGCGAGCGCTCGCTCGACCTGGTCGAGATTTCGCCCAATGCCGTTCCCCCTGTGTGCAAGATCCAGGACTACGGCAAGTTCCTTTATGAGAAGGACAAGTCCGACCGCGCCGCGCGCAAGAAGCAGAAAGTTATTGTTATCAAAGAGGTTAAGTTCTCCGTCACGGTAGACGAGCACGACTACCAGACCAAGAAGAACATGGCCGTGCGCTTCCTCGGTGAAGGCGACAAGGTAAAGGCTTCGCTGCGCTTCAAGGGCCGCCAGATGGCCCACCGCGATCTGGGCTACAAGATCATCAACCGCCTGATCGTCGATATCGGCGACGCCGGACTGGTCGAGTTTATGCCGCGCATGGAAGGCACCACCCTGCACGCGATCCTGGCACCTTCGAAGAAGGCCGAGCAGCAGCAGCAGGCTCCGCCGCCGAAGAAGCCGGCTCCTGCGGCCTCCACTCCCGCGGCACAGGCTCCGGCCGCGAAGGCCGAGCCCGTTGCGACGACTGCCGAGTAA